One segment of Theobroma cacao cultivar B97-61/B2 chromosome 9, Criollo_cocoa_genome_V2, whole genome shotgun sequence DNA contains the following:
- the LOC18587741 gene encoding trafficking protein particle complex II-specific subunit 120 homolog: MEPDVSIETSCMIRIAVLPIGDVPPPLLRDYHSMLLRHHAIPLSTISSFYTEHQKSPFAHQPWDSGSLRFKFVLGGAPPSPWEDFQSNRKILAVIGICHCPSSPDLDFVIDQFNAACKGYTSALVERCFAFCPGDSQLEDGKKRENLVLFPPSDRATQEFHLQTMMQDIAASLLMEFEKWVLQAESAGTILKTPLDSQATLSSEEVIKAKKRRLARAQKTIGDYCLLAGSPVDANAHYSTALELARLTADYFWYAGALEGSVCAILVDRMGQKDSVVEDEVRYRYNSVIVHYRKSFIQDNAQRVSPLTFELEATLKLARFLCRRDLAKEVVELLTSAADGAKSLIDASDRLILYVEIARLFGTLGYQRKAAFFSRQVAQLYLQQENRLAAISAMQVLAMTTKAYRVQSRASISRHPLSNETESGHADGGKMHHQSVVSLFESQWSTLQMVVLREILLSAVRAGDPLAAWSAAARLLRSYYPLITPAGQNGLASALSNSAERLPSGTRCADPALPFIRLYSFPLHPSQMDIVKRNPAREDWWAGSAPSGPFIYTPFSKGEPNDNSKQDLIWIVGEPVQVLVELANPCGFDLKVDSIYLSVQSGNFDSFPLSVDLPPNSSQVIMLSGIPTSVGPVVIPGCTVHCFGVITEHLFRDVDNLLLGAAQGLVLSDPFRCCGSPRLRNVSVPNISVVPPLPLLVSHVVGGDGAIVLYEGEIRDVWINLANAGTVPVEQAHISLSGRNQDSVISIAYETLKSALPLKPGAEVTLPVTLKAWRLGLGESDTAAGKSASGSTGRNVKDGSSPSLLIHYAGPLGDAGDLETNKSSVPPGRRLVVPLQICVLQGLSFVKARLLSMEIPAHVGESLSNLANVDGNPLDETVGYGNKIERLVKIDPFRGSWGLRFLELELSNPTDVVFEISVSVQLEKSSNGDDLSVDYAAEYGYPKTRIDRDYFARVLIPLEHFKLTFLDDSIFSKDWQSDGYTGGRNPIFSERNTKAELNASIKNLISRIKVRWQSGRNSSGELNIKDAIQAALQSSVMDVLLPDPLTFGFRLARNGSENASKLDLPKELNTSIQPSASKNFVIAHDMTPMEVLVRNNTKETIKMNLSVTCRDVAGENCVEGTKATVLWAGVLSGITMEVPPLQESKHCFSLYFLVPGEYTLVAAAVIDDANDVLRARAKSESPDEPIFCRGPPFHVHVDGTA, translated from the exons ATGGAACCCGACGTGAGCATCGAGACCTCCTGCATGATCCGGATCGCCGTCCTTCCGATCGGCGATGTCCCTCCTCCTCTCCTGCGGGACTACCACTCCATGCTGCTGCGTCACCACGCGATCCCTCTCTCGACGATCAGCTCCTTCTACACGGAACATCAGAAATCCCCTTTCGCTCACCAGCCTTGGGACTCGGGCTCGCTCCGGTTCAAATTCGTGTTGGGCGGGGCTCCACCCAGCCCGTGGGAAGATTTCCAGTCCAACCGCAAGATCCTCGCCGTGATCGGCATCTGCCACTGCCCTTCCTCGCCAGATCTCGATTTCGTCATCGATCAATTCAATGCCGCCTGCAAAGGTTACACCTCTGCTCTCGTTGAACGCTGCTTCGCCTTTTGTCCTGGCGATTCTCAA CTGGAAGATGGTAAGAAGAGGGAGAACTTGGTTTTGTTTCCTCCTTCTGACCGTGCAACGCAGGAGTTTCACTTGCAGACAATGATGCAAGATATCGCTGCTTCATTGTTGATGGAATTTGAGAAGTGGGTTCTTCAAGCAGAATCTGCTGGAACTATTTTGAAGACACCTTTAGATTCTCAAGCTACTCTTAGCTCAGAGGAG GTGATCAAGGCCAAAAAGAGAAGACTTGCCCGTGCACAGAAGACAATAGGGGATTACTGTTTGTTAGCAGGATCACCTGTTGATGCAAATGCTCATTATTCAACTGCACTTGAACTAGCAAGGTTGACTGCTGATTACTTCTGGTATGCTGGGGCATTGGAGGGCAGTGTTTGTGCCATACTG GTTGATCGTATGGGCCAGAAGGATTCAGTTGTAGAGGATGAGGTTAGGTATCGTTACAATAGTGTCATCGTGCATTATAGGAAATCCTTCATACAAGACAATGCTCAAAG AGTCTCACCTCTTACCTTTGAACTTGAAGCTACCTTGAAATTGGCAAGGTTTCTATGCAG GAGAGACCTGGCTAAGGAGGTAGTGGAATTGTTAACCAGTGCTGCTGATGGTGCAAAATCTTTGATTGATGCCAGTGACAGACTCATATTATATGTTGAAATAGCTCGTTTATTTGGTACTCTTGGTTATCAACGAAAAGCTGCCTTCTTCTCAAGGCAGGTAGCTCAGTTGTACCTACAACAAGAAAATAGATTGGCTGCTATTAGTGCCATGCAAGTCTTGGCAATGACCACCAAAGCATATCGTGTTCAGAGTAGAGCGTCCATATCAAGACATCCACTTTCCAAT GAAACTGAATCAGGTCATGCTGATGGTGGGAAAATGCATCACCAGTCAGTAGTTTCATTGTTTGAGTCTCAATGGAGCACCTTGCAGATGGTTGTGCTGAGAGAGATACTACTATCTGCTGTTCGTGCAGGAGATCCTCTTGCTGCCTGGAGTGCAGCAGCAAGGCTACTAAGATCTTACTACCCTCTAATTACACCTGCTGGTCAAAATGGCCTTGCTAGTGCACTGTCAAATTCAGCTGAAAGGTTACCTTCAGGAACTCGATGTGCTGATCCTGCCTTGCCTTTCATAAG GTTATATTCTTTTCCTCTCCATCCCTCACAAATGGACATTGTGAAACGCAATCCAGCAAGAGAAGATTGGTGGGCAGGATCTGCTCCTTCAGGACCTTTTATCTATACACCATTCAGCAAGGGAGAGCCAAATGATAATAGCAAGCAAGATCTAATTTGGATTGTTGGGGAACCGGTGCAGGTCTTGGTGGAGTTGGCTAACCCTTgtggatttgatttaaagGTTGATAGCATCTATCTCTCAGTGCAGTCAGggaattttgattcttttccCCTTAGTGTGGATCTCCCACCTAATTCATCCCAGGTGATCATGTTATCTGGAATCCCGACATCTGTTGGGCCAGTGGTGATTCCAGGATGTACTGTTCATTGTTTTGGTGTAATTACTGAACACCTTTTTAGGGATGTTGATAATTTGCTTCTTGGAGCAGCACAAGGACTTGTACTTTCTGACCCTTTCCGATGCTGTGGTTCGCCAAGGTTGAGAAATGTATCTGTACCAAATATTTCTGTGGTACCTCCATTGCCATTGCTAGTGTCACATGTTGTAGGTGGTGATGGTGCCATCGTTCTATATGAAGGTGAAATTCGAGATGTATGGATAAATCTAGCTAATGCTGGCACGGTTCCAGTTGAGCAAGCGCACATTTCACTGTCTGGGAGAAACCAAGATTCTGTCATCTCAATTGCGTATGAAACATTAAAATCTGCTCTTCCATTGAAACCTGGTGCAGAAGTGACCTTACCTGTGACCTTGAAAGCCTGGCGACTTGGCCTGGGGGAGAGTGATACTGCAGCTGGTAAGAGTGCCTCTGGTAGCACGGGTAGAAATGTGAAGGATGGAAGCAGCCCCTCATTGTTGATCCATTATGCAG GGCCACTAGGAGATGCTGGAGATCTTGAAACAAACAAATCATCTGTTCCCCCAGGAAGGCGCCTGGTTGTTCCATTACAAATCTGTGTTTTGCAAGGTTTGTCTTTTGTGAAAGCTCGTTTGCTTTCTATGGAGATTCCTGCACATGTTGGTGAGAGTCTTTCCAATCTGGCTAATGTAGATGGTAACCCTTTGGATGAAACTGTTGGCTATGGAAATAAGATAGAGAGATTGGTGAAGATTGATCCCTTCAGAGGAAGTTGGGGATTACGTTTTCTCGAACTAGAGTTGTCTAATCCAACTGATGTTGTGTTTGAAATTAGTGTCTCTGTCCAGTTGGAAAAGTCAAGCAATGGTGACGACCTTTCTGTTGATTATGCTGCTGAATATGGCTATCCTAAAACAAGAATAGATAGAGACTACTTTGCAAGGGTATTAATACCCCTTGAGCATTTTAAGTTAACTTTTCTTGATGATTCAATTTTTTCGAAGGATTGGCAATCTGATGGGTATACTGGTGGCAGAAATCCTATTTTCTCAGAAAGGAATACAAAGGCTGAATTAAATGCTTCCATTAAGAACCTCATTTCCCGAATAAAAGTCAGGTGGCAATCAGGACGTAACAGCTCTGGAGAACTGAATATCAAGGATGCTATACAGGCCGCCCTTCAATCATCCGTCATGGATGTACTATTGCCGGATCCTCTGACTTTTGGGTTCAGGCTTGCTAGAAATGGTTCTGAAAATGCTTCAAAACTGGATTTACCAAAAGAATTAAATACAAGTATTCAGCCCTCTGCATCAAAGAATTTTGTAATAGCACATGATATGACTCCTATGGAAGTTCTGGTTCGAAATAACACAAAGGAAACAATCAAGATGAACCTTAGTGTTACATGCAGAGACGTAGCTGGAGAGAATTGTGTTGAGGGCACAAAGGCAACTGTCCTATGGGCTG GTGTTCTAAGTGGAATCACCATGGAGGTTCCTCCACTTCAAGAAAGCAAACACTGTTTTTCTTTGTACTTTCTTGTCCCTGGTGAGTACACATTGGTTGCTGCTGCTGTAATCGATGATGCTAATGATGTTTTAAGAGCCAGAGCAAAAAGCGAATCGCCTGATGAACCTATTTTCTGTCGTGGACCTCCTTTTCATGTGCATGTGGATGGTACTGCGTGA